The sequence cagctcctcctcctcattccttctcccatcttcatcgcATGGCGCCTTGGCCCTTGGCTTTCCCAGATTGACTGGGACTATATGGGGTGACGATGCGATCGAGCTGTCCCGCTAGATGTTGGAATAGCTTCCGGCGTGTCTCCCAGTCACGCCTCTATTCGAGCGTGCGGGAGCAACACCCGCCGCCATGGCGACCCGCCTCCGCCTTGGACGAGTATGATTCACCATGTCACACCCTCCATGTCCCCGCCGCCCACGCACCTGGACCCTTCAACTGACTCATACATCCTTTGGTGGTAGATGGGCTGAGCGTCAGGCCCGCCCGATCAGTCTTCGCCAGTTGACATTCTTTGGCCGTACGTTGACCGAGCCTCGCTTGATTAGCTCGGCGAACTATGTGCGGACTGAATTACCAACACGGTCTGCGTTCCACCCCTGGACAGCGAGCCAGTGGCTCTTGTGTCAATCTCCCTGGGCCTGTGGATTACTGACATCCATTTGTCAACAGACTTGCGCATCGCCTGCGAGATATTCAACAGCTGCCCTACGTGGTCGTCGCCAACCCACACCTTTCTCTGGTCTATGAACTCTACTACAAGGCCTTTGAGCGATTCCGTGTGATTCCCGAGATCCAATCACTGGATGACAATGATCGATTCTGTGATATTCTCCGGGATATGCTGAGAGAGCATTTGGTGGTGATCCCAAACCTGGCGATGGGGGTTCTCGAGTGCCGCAATCTGGTCCCACCCAATGAGATGGACAAGTTCATGAACACTCTTCTACGAGCGGTACGCATGATGCAtcgccctttttcttttgaggGGGGTTAAATTACTATCACCACCGTGATCCTCGACACTGACCTGTTGTGCACAGCGCATCTCTCGCCGGGTCATTGCCGAGCAACATCTCGCTCTGACCGAAACATTCAATTCCCCCTGGCATTTCCAAGACTCCCACGACCGGACCGACTTGAATGCCGATTTTGTAGGCGAAGTCTTTTTGAAGTGCAGAGCCAAAGAGGTTGTTGAGCGCTGTGGACGAGTAGCCCAAGACCTGATGCGCCAGACTTCGAGTACTGCACAGCTTCCCGAGATCAAAGTGCAGGGGCATCTCGATGCGACCTTCCCGTACATTCTGAGCCACCTGGAGTATATTGTGGGGGAGTTGCTCCGGAACTCGGTGCAGGCCGTGGTTGAGAGATATCACGACTTGGGCCATCCGCCACCACCCATTGAAGTACTGATCTGCGAAACGCCTCAGCACGTGATTATGCGTATCTCGGACCAGGGCGGTGGGATTCCGCGGGAGATCCTCCCGTACCTGTGGTCCTTCAGCAAGGGACCGCGCACCCAGACTCGTCTGGAGAATCTGGGGCGTGTCCCGGCCATGGCTGCGACGATGCAGGAATTGAAGGTGACCGAGCGCAAGCCCGAACGTGAAAGCTGGCACGAGGGGTCTCTGGATTCCTTGACCTCTCGGCCCCCCAACCTGCGGCTGGGGATGGGACTGCCGATGAGTCGGGTCTATGCCGAGTACTGGGCCGGCAGCCTGGAGCTCCATAGTCTGGAGGGATACGGTGTCGATGCCTTTCTCCAGATCTGCAAGTTGGGGAACAAGAACGAGCAGGTGACGACCCGTGCCGCCATTGATGCCGTATAAGGCCACGGTGGGACCTGGAATAGCGCGCGCGTGTGTGCGCTATTTCCGGTTCCCACAGATCTATCGGGTGCACATGCTTGAAATTTGTAGGCTGCCTCTCTTGGGCCGATCATTCCTTAGGCTTAGCAGCGCCACCTCAAGTAGCAGACAATGGACCCTTGTCCCCAAACACGTTTCCGGTAATCCTGCTGCCTGTCCTGTAGTGCCTCGCCAAGACAGCGGGACACTGTGATCTTGAAAAGGTGGAGGGAGTGccccgaggagaaggaagtgGGTATATTGCATATGTCCGGTTTTTTCTGCCTGACAATCTTGCAGTCGTCTGCCATTCCACAGTCGAGCTGTGGAATCTTTCCAAAAGGCGAAACACTCCCGACACACGGTTACTCGGCGCGTGCTGGGCTATTTCCACGGGGATCGGGACACTGACATCAGCATGGGGCGGTATGTCTTGGCAGCCTTAAGACTGGGGCATCCACCTCCCCGTGGAGCTCCCCGAGGTGACCCCGTCAGCCCTACGAGAATATTGGGCTGCACCCCCAAAAATACAGCAATCACTTTGTACAAAGATTACAGCCAATCCTCTGAATGACAAAAATCaagtctttttttgtttgacaCTTTTGGAGAGAATGATTTTAGACATTGGCAGTGCAGTTCTGCTTTACACACTCCTGTATCCATGTACATGGTTCGGTCATTGCACTGTGCCTAACTAGCCGGGTGTACTCTTGCAGCTGCAGAGTGATCCGACAGTGGCGCGGTTACTGCTGACGTCGATGTCGATCATTGGGTCACCAGCCTCGACTGATCCTGGCAAAACATATGGTACACACGGTACTGGCCTACTTAGTAAGTTAGTACGAGGATCATACTACGGAGGTGTATGCACCTCCCTACTATTTATACCCAGCGTCCTGTCTCCCGAGCTTTTCTGACCTGGGAAAGtcaacagaaaaaaaaaacgtaAACAATTGACATCGCATACACCCATATCACCTCGATTCTCAAATtcacccatctcatcctACGCGCTCTTGTTTGACTCGACCGTTCCAATCAAAATGGCCGGCGCTTGCTCTACCTTGTGCTTGATTCTCATCACGCTCTTCAGTAAGTTTCCCACTGACGCTATTCATTCCATCTACACCAGCTCTTCAATCCCTCCTGGCCGTGTCGCAATCACTTTCACCgcgactctctctctctctctctctctctctctctctctctctctccctccacctCTTTCCGtctttctttgttttgttCTCTTTTATTCTCCCCTCTCAATCGCCCCCTTGGACCATATCTCCTGCTCTCCTGAACCCCCACCAAACACCCAGAGTGGAATCTCTGCTGCCTACAACAAACAAAATCCAGTCCCCCCATCCGAGTCGATCTCATCTGATTCTACTTTGTCAATTtcctccaaaaaaaaagtaacaGTATCACTAACTGAATCCCAGTCCCTCCTCTCGGAGTTTTCATGATCGCCGGCTGTGGTGCCGATTTCTGGATCAATGTCCTCTTGACCATCCTCGGGTACGTGATTGCCATGGGAGTTCgaatttccccctctccccctccccttaCTTGCTGCATGATCTCAGTCTAGATGTGATGCAAGGAAGAAtgccccctttttttttagaaaaaaaaagaaacgaaaagAGGTCACCCGTCATTAATACATGTCTATCTTCTAGATACTTCCCCGGTCATATCCACGCCTTTTATCTGGAATACGTGTATTACCAGCGTCGCGATCGTGATCCCGCAACGCGCGCCACACAGCAGCCTGCACCGGGTGTTTACTCGGAGCGTATCCAGAATGGTGGTCATTCCCGTGCGCCGAATCCCAATTACGGGGCTGTTTGAGGGTGAGATGTGTTAGTGAGTTTTTATGAAGGTGTATTGGGGgatgtttttgtttttgattcaagagggagaggggtGCAAGGAGACCCCTGTATTTCATATCTGGTACTGGTGGAAGGGGATTTTGTGGATTGCGGAGGTTGAGATGGATGGATTGAATACctattcccttttttttttttttggtttggaTTGTAGATTGGATTCGCTTGGGCATTTGTACTGGTggttttttctcttttttctttcttgtttctttctttttggtgtctcttttttttgcgttGGGCCAACTGGATGACTTCCTCTATCCTTAGGGTTGATAATGTTGTTTGAGAAGCCTTTATTGTTTAATTGTTTCCCCCCTATGGGGACAGCTCTATCGGACTGGATTGGAGACATGGTATTGATTGGAAAGAAAATCGCCATTTTATGATCCGCGCATACATCCAAAAGACCCGCAAAGTGCAGTAAGTATCCTGTAGACAGAAAAACAGCCCACCGGGTCTATGGGGAAGGGGTAAAACTTTTCAATGACAAGGAATATATCAAGAATCCCCAATTTCCCACGGCGATTCGTACGCGCCACGCTCACAAATAGAGAATCATCCAATCGTGGACCCTCCTCCATCACTGTCGGCACTGTCGGTCCATGGCATTTTTCTCATTACACACCAGTCTGCGCACTCTCcaccttcttgcccttcagAGCCGGGAAATCAAAGCTCTCACTACTGATCAACTGACCCTCGGTGTGAGGCGCCGCCCCCGTCCCCGGCGCCCACAGCAACGCACCCACCCAGGGCTGCACATTCCATCCCACCGACAAGGTGACGTTCTCGCGCTCCGCCAATCGGCCCGTGATATCACTGATTTGATATTTGGCCTTTTGCCCTCGCAGACGCAACATCCCGGGgttctccagcttcttctgGGCTCGAGCGCTGGCCGCGGAGGAGGTCTTGGAAGTGCGCTTGGACTTGGTGGACCGCTTGGAGTTTCCGGTcttggagaaagtcaaggaagaagggagggaggagaggacgTGTTCTTTGAGATTGGCAAAGGAGTAAGGGGAGGGAGCGGCGGGGATGATGGTATCCCAGATGATGGCTTCCGAGGCACGAGTCTGTGTGGTGCCGGGCTGGTCAGAGGAGGAATAGGTCGCGTAGACGTAGACGAAGAGTTGCTTGGTGTTCCAGTTAAAGAGGGGAGTCAGGTCGGCGTCGAGGTCGAAGCGGATTTGGGCATATTCTTCACGTTTTGTCGAGTAGTAATGGGGTCGGCCTTTGACGCTGCGGGATAGGGCCCATAAGATGGAACTGTTAGCTTTGTAATTTAAATGGACATGTGCAGCGCGGCACGAGAcagaggagaggaagaataGTTATccccatcctcttcctccccccgccGATGAGTggccattcttctctctgGGTGATAGAGCTTTGTATTTTTTGGTCTCCTTTGGCCTGGGGCCTTGGGGCTCGGTCGAGATTGAAGAATACAGCCTTGCAAAGGTCGACTcatgaatttggtgatttcaGTTCAAGGGACAAAGTAAAGCGAGCGCAATCTTACACCTGAACATTCTTCAACGAGACCGACGCTGTCGTCGCATCGGTGGGAAACAGAAGCACCGAGAGCGCAGCCGCTCCGGCCACCACTAAGGCGACGGTGGTGAAAAAGCCAAAGACGGCTTGTAGTCGATTCAATGCCGAATGCATGACCGCACAAAAAGGGACCAATCCGGTCTGCAAATCAAGGACAGAGGAGGGAAAGTATAACGTTCGAGAACGTCGTCAATACGAAAAAGGTGGAGGTGTTTCGCCGATGAAGCCAGCTGGGCGTGTTTGGGAAAGCTTATCGATATGACGACGATAAGCTGATTAGATAACGATGGGGTCAGCTTCCCCTGGGAGATAAGCCGATAAGAGCAGAACTTGGGGAAGGCGGAGACGGAACTCGCGGAGACTCTGTTGGTCGCAGTGGAAGTTTGTATACTCGAGtagattcttttttttctttttgccggGAGTGGTGGAAGGCTTATTAAAGGAGAGACTTCGGACtaaaggggagggaaatcCGTACCTCATCTCATAAAAGGGCATTGTTTTCTCGAAGCGGTGATCCAGTCGTCCTCGAATCTTCATCCACGATAACACCCTCTCCCAACTGAATAACCATCCAACAACGATACTTTACCCCCTTCCACCTTCTCTCAAGCATGGGGGACTACACGCTTTTCTGCTATGGTAATCTCATATCTTCCCCTGAAGCGACAAGTGAAACTTCATTTCCCGCCGACTTCGTTGCCACACTGTCAGCTAAAAAGGCATCATACAGGAACACTCATGGCCCCGCAGATGCTGCACAGAGTCATCCACGGCACTACAACCCCGCAGCCCTGGCAAAAAAACCTCATTCGCTTCCAACCCGCCCGGCTGTACGGCTATCGGCGCCATCGCGTCCAAGGTGCAGAGTACCCCGGCATTTTTGCCGAGTCATCGCCCTCCGAGACCGCCGTCTTGGGTGTCCTGGTTTCCGGCCTGACCGAGGGCGACATGTACCGACTAGACCGCTACGAGGGCAGTGAGTATGTCAAGGAGTCGGTCAAAGTGCGTACACTTCACTCGAAAGCCCATGGAAAAGTGACGTCCGAGGATGAGCTGTTCAAGGAACTCAATGCGGCCGAGTCGGGCGCCGCCAGGGAAGGGGACGAGGTTCTGGCAACGACGTATGTGTGGGTTGCGGGCAAGGAGTGCCTGGAAGAGGCGGAATGGGATTTTGAGAGATTCAAGCGAGATAGACTGGCTTGGTGGGTTGGTGCGCATGAGAGTGAATGGTAGGACGGTAGTATGGCAAGCTCTTTGGTGATGATTCTGGTGGGATTGGGCTTGGACGGGAGGATGGGCATTGACCGGAGTGTTGTTCGAGCTTGAACGATAGACCTTCTTAGAGTAGATTCGGGCGCAATTCGGATTTTGTGCGGGACCTGTGCAAGGTACCGAAAGAGTAAATGAGAGGAGCAAGGACTCATGCTATAAGTTGTAGAGTCTGTTCATTCGGCCATGCAATTAAAGGGTTGAACCCCTGGtatggaaggagaggaaagcTTCAAGGGAAAAGACTCATGTCTAGCATACAATGACCGAGAGCTAGGGCATGGAGGTGGAACAGTGGGGATCAGAGGAGAATAGGTATGGATCATAGAATGGTCACAAAGCAAAATGCATGCCCGTTAACGATCAACCCTCCATGGGGTTTTAGCGACCACAATGTCGAAAAAGTCTGCCAGATGGAAATTCATCGGTCTTCCCCCTaaagaaaagataaaagCAAACGGCAGAACAGGCCGTgtgttgaaaaagaagcctGAAGGACTCAGTCCACCCGGACAGAATCCTTGACCCTTGACTCCAGTTTTTTCGGTTCCTTCGGCGGAGGAGTGCGCGGTACTTGGACTGCGGGCTGCACTTGGACCTCAACCTGGGGAAGTTGAGCTGGTGGGTTGTCCTTACCAGTCTTGCCAGAGGGCTTGTGATCTCGAGAAATACCAGGCTTGCTTTCGTGGCCGCCGCTTCGTGAGGTCTTTGTCTTGTCTGACTTGAGCCTTTGATTCTCCCCTCGATCAGAGTTACGCTCTCGAATCGTCGAGGCCGCCATCTCTTGACTGTCTGGTATCTCTTGAATATCCACGGAGTCATGGGTGACACCACGTTGCCCAGGGGACACTGTGCTGGGTTTGGAATTCTCCGTTCGCTTCGGCGCCGAGACGGGAGCCATGGGCACCAGGACAGGCAGATCGAAAGCGGTATCGTCATCCGCTGGCTCTGTCTGCGCCAGGCCACGATCCTTGTCAGAAGTCTCCCGTGTCTCAGTCTCATGAGTCGACCCTGCAGTAGGCTTTGCCACCTGCACCTTGGGTGGTGCATTATTGGAGTCATTGTCGTCGAGCTTTGGGGTTCCAAGAAGGAAGGAGATCGGTTGTTGATCCGCTAAAAGACCATTTTTGGGATCAGCGCCCTGTTCCTCGTACAACTGGTCGAGGAAATTTCTCATGCGTATTCGAAGAAGCCCTGAAGCTAATGGAGGCCAATCCTCTTCCACGGTCATTTCCCTTTGAAGAACTCTCGTCACAAATCGATCGGGGTTGCGAGCAAAGTTCTCCAAGTATGCCAGCAGGTACAGCCCACAGTCAGAGTAGTTGGGTTGAAGCGGAATGTTTTGCGCCCGCATTCCCTTGATTTCCATGTTCGGGTTGCTGATCTCCATCCTCCGCTTCGATGCGGCCTCCCGGCAGATGTACTCGCGCAAAAGTTTGACTGTCGGGGAGCGCGGAGCATCCAGTGAATCGAAGGTGATAATCGCCGTCTGACCAGGATTGAGCTTGACGCCGCCACGTCGCTTTTTGGGCTTGCTCTTGCCCGGTTGTTTGCTAGTAGACCGTTCCTGGCCAGATCCAAGCGCTTTGCGGGCCGAGACAGGCTCAGCCTCGACTCCGCCTGGCACCGGCGTCGGAGGCTCTTCCTTGGATATGGTCTTGGTCCGGTCTTTGGTGGTAATCGAATCGAGCGACTGCATTGTCTTTTCCGAGGGTGGAGAGGTTGAAGCTGTCTTTTCTGGCTCACCATCTGAAGGCCCCGATGGAGCAGGCATTACCTCTGGTTCCAGGGATTCAGCAATCTCTTCCGCATCATTTGCGGGTAGTTGAGGCGGAGTTTTCTCCCTATGATATGATGTGCTGGGTTCCGGGCTCCCTGCTGCATCTTGCACCAGCCGAGGTAGGTTACAGATGATCGCGACATACCAGTGCGCACTCTGGTTGATGGGTACCACAATATAATCGTAGCTGAATAAATCCACGTTCCGCGTCCACTTCTCAACAGCGTCGTAATTAATCTCACGAGGCCCCTTATTTGTCAGAGTGGCAAAGAAGTACGAATTGAAGAAGTAAACTCGTTTGGCAACGTCGGGACGGGTGCGGTCGAGATGGTCTTGCAAGAAGCGTATGTAAAAGGCGATCAAGTTGTCATTCAACAACTGGTTCTCGCGCAGCCGATCACGGTCGTCCACGTtgacctcctccttcttcttgcccacTTTAGGATAGACCAGCGGCTTCTTCCAATTCTTTCGAAACGGATCATGTTGTAAGGCGAGGTCAGACGTGTCAGAAGTAGCAAGAGGGTCACTGGCAGTGAGTCCCCGAGACCGACGCGTCATAGTTCTCGTTTCTCGTTGGCTCTCGGGCTCTCGTGTGATGTGAGGACTGAACTTCTTGACGGAAATTTCAACTCCGACATCCCGTTCCAGCGGTGGCTGTTCCAATTTTGGAGCATTCGATACGGCCTGTTCGGTTGTCTTCAAAATGCCTGATGACCGAACATTTTCCGAACTTTGTAACTGTTTATCAGATTCACTGGCGGATCCTTCTAACATGGAAGAAAGCTTTTTTCCTTTTACCTTCGAGGCAGGCTTGACGGGGGACGGCAACGATTGGGGTTGCGAATGAGCCTCCACGATAGGTCTGCTGCAGTTTGCACGTAGACGCATGTCCTGGTTGTAAATTGAAAATGCATTGTCCAGCCACTCTCTGCCAGACAGTTAGCAAAGCGCACTTTCATTTGATCAAGGGAATATCGAGTGCTTACGAGCTTTTCTCAACGCATTTCGTATTGCGGTCCTGCATTTGCGCTACTCGATTTTTCACAAAGTCTCTGTCGCCCGTTGTGGAGAATTGCATGTCGAGAATATTACCAGGAGCGTTTTGATAGTCTCTCAGCTGAAGACGCACTTTCTGGCTTCCTGCAGCGTGCAAAATGGCCCTCACGTGGCGAAACAAGACTTCCTCTGGTCTGCCGCCAGTCACACTCGCCCCAAAAACAATCCGATCAGGGCACACATCAATTGACGTTTCCCGTCCATCTTCGACGAGCTTATGGATGAGACCAAATCGAACGTACCGAAGGGAAGCTGTGCGCTTCTCAGAGTCTGTTTGATCTCGTCTtgtttttttgctcttcttgttgaGCCGTGACACGAATTGAGTGGGCTCAATGTCAGATGGGGACCGTTTCCGTGAAGGGGAGACCAGGGTGGACTCGAGCTCTTTCAGGCCGTCTTTGATGAGGTCTACCTGGTGCAATTGTCTCCGAGGCGGCTGTGTGGTCACCTCGCCCTGGAGTTCATCGGGGCTGTCGTCCGGGTCCAAAGTATGTTGCACTTTCCTCGATGATGGCAGGTGCTCAGAATGCTGGTCGTGGCGGACCGAATCGGAATCTGTCATTTCGATCGTACCAAGTGTAGTTCTTTTCAGCCTGGGTGAATTGGAATGATGAAGAGCTAGGTTTCTGTCGGTAAAGTCAAGCGCGGAGACCGACGATCGCCGCTGGGCTGCGGCTCCCAATGTGAATGATTCGTCGGTGAAGCTGGCAATGGATGAAAGTCGTCCCCTTGAGTACGGTTGACTGCTGCGGCCCACCGTGGCTTCTACACCTCGAAATTCTGAGACCACAGGGGCCTGACGGTTGTTTCTGGTCCCCGGTAGAGAGAAGTTTGAGACTGGAGAGGTTCGGAATGAGTGATTGGCAGAAGCTGAGGGCTCCACCGTGCCAGGGGCTGTTCGGATCTTTCGAGAGGCATCACCAGTTCCCGAGACGTCATGGCACCGTCGCTTGCTTGGTCGACTCGAGTCGCGAAAGTCTTGCAAGTCCTGCAGATGTTGATGGTGGCGGTTAAGATAAGTTTCGGGAGTTTTGGCCTTTTTTGAAGCCCGAACTGGCCCACTTTGACGAGAATTCGATATACGGTCTGCTGGTCGAAATGCCCCAGAAGCCTTGACCATGCATTAGCATCACAACTCATTAACTGGCACAGTGGGTGACATCTTACACCAGGCTTTGGCCGGTTTGGTTTCGTTCTTCCAGCACCCGGTTTGATTTCTAGCGCCCCTGAGGGGCTAATTTCGACCATCAGAAATCTGTCAAACAAGAAACTCATCTTCTGTCCCCCAATCGGATTGCGCACTTCGCAAAGAGCAGGATACGTACCGGC comes from Penicillium oxalicum strain HP7-1 chromosome I, whole genome shotgun sequence and encodes:
- a CDS encoding Plasma membrane proteolipid 3, which produces MAGACSTLCLILITLFIPPLGVFMIAGCGADFWINVLLTILGYFPGHIHAFYLEYVYYQRRDRDPATRATQQPAPGVYSERIQNGGHSRAPNPNYGAV